The following proteins are co-located in the Silene latifolia isolate original U9 population chromosome 1, ASM4854445v1, whole genome shotgun sequence genome:
- the LOC141609670 gene encoding putative WRKY transcription factor 62 gives MEKTSANKFSNDEQSIEKIIEEIEKSKESVHVIRSIILEWSRLNNVIDDDDEFQKSLDHQCLMLLNHIVSSISMLTSYDDYHGNVNKKRRISNDDCGDTSRKKHPFSKGRRGCYKRRRSGDSRVMEVSHLSDDGFGWRKYGQKEILNAKHPRNYYRCTHKHEQNCLATKKVQQISENPTKYLLTYIGNHTCIINNNNNNILNPSPILLESPQDHPSSILVSFHNNSNGVNNNSCLFPTTTSQAEFIKQEATPLLIPQDYSTTVHHQNSPCSDLTAVTGQSSTIAFDRNDEIISAVHPNHSSISATVADMEVDYINFILDDYTNFILDDYTY, from the exons ATGGAAAAAACGTCTGCAAATAAATTCTCAAATGATGAGCAAAGTATAGAGAAAATAATTGAAGAGATTGAGAAAAGCAAAGAATCGGTTCATGTAATTAGAAGCATAATTCTTGAATGGTCAAGATTGAATAATgtcattgatgatgatgatgaatttCAAAAATCCTTAGATCATCAATGTTTGATGCTCTTAAACCATATTGTTTCTTCCATTTCTATGTTAACAAGTTATGATGATTATCACGGAAACGTTAACAAAAAGCGTAGGATAAGTAATGATGATTGTGGAGATACAAGTAGAAAGAAACACCCCTTCTCAAAGGGCAGAAGAGGATGCTACAAAAGAAG GAGGAGTGGAGATTCAAGAGTAATGGAGGTGAGTCATTTAAGTGATGACGGTTTTGGTTGGAGGAAATATGGCCAAAAAGAGATTCTTAATGCAAAACATCCAAG GAATTACTATAGATGCACACACAAGCATGAACAAAACTGTCTAGCTACTAAAAAAGTACAACAAATTTCAGAAAACCCCACCAAATACCTACTCACTTACATTGGAAATCACACTtgcatcatcaacaacaacaataacaacatccTCAATCCATCTCCAATTCTACTAGAATCTCCACAAGATCATCCCTCCTCCATCCTCGTAAGCTTCCATAATAACTCGAATGGAGTTAACAACAACTCTTGTTTGTTCCCAACCACAACTTCCCAGGCTGAGTTTATCAAACAAGAGGCCACACCATTACTAATACCACAGGATTATTCTACTACTGTACACCACCAAAATTCACCCTGTTCCGATCTGACGGCTGTAACCGGACAATCATCAACCATTGCTTTTGATCGGAATGACGAGATCATCTCAGCCGTTCATCCGAATCATTCTTCTATTAGTGCTACTGTTGCTGATATGGAAGTTGATTATATTAATTTCATTCTTGATGATTATACTAATTTCATTCTTGATGATTATACGTACTAG